Proteins co-encoded in one Zootoca vivipara chromosome 3, rZooViv1.1, whole genome shotgun sequence genomic window:
- the LOC118082645 gene encoding serotriflin isoform X2, with translation MIVLLVLSLAALLQQPASRAHALEVGPAEQKQILDKHNALRRGVKPTASNMLKMEWSPAARANAERWAKKCHFGHSPQDQRIADGFSCGENIFLSSDATSWDDVIQAWYDEVEDFKYSVGAVRPGAVTDHYTQVVWYRSYKIGCYAAHCPQNPLKYLYVCQYCPAGNIQGSLKTPYKSGPPCGDCRDACDNRLCTNPCKYTDMYSNCPDLVKSQGCRKQNMLKDCTASCLCTNEIK, from the exons ATGATTGTGCTCCTTGTGTTGAGCCTTGCTGCTCTGCTCCAACAGCCTGCTTCAAGA GCACATGCACTAGAGGTTGGACCAGCTGAGCAAAAGCAAATTCTTGACAAGCACAATGCCCTGCGGAGAGGAGTGAAGCCAACCGCAAGCAACATGCTGAAGATG GAATGGAGTCCTGCTGCGAGAGCGAATGCCGAACGCTGGGCAAAGAAATGTCATTTTGGCCACAGCCCACAAGACCAAAGAATTGCTG ATGGCTTTTCATGCggtgaaaatatatttttatcatCTGACGCTACTTCATGGGATGACGTGATTCAAGCCTGGTACGACGAGGTGGAAGATTTCAAGTATAGTGTTGGAGCAGTCCGTCCAGGGGCCGTAACTGACCATTACACTCAG GTGGTTTGGTACAGGTCTTACAAAATTGGTTGTTATGCTGCCCACTGCCCTCAAAATCCCCTGAAATACCTCTACGTTTGCCAGTACTGTCCTGC AGGGAACATACAAGGCTCACTTAAAACCCCATATAAGTCTGGACCACCTTGCGGGGACTGCCGTGATGCTTGTGACAACAGATTATGCA CCAATCCTTGCAAATATACAGATATGTACAGCAACTGCCCTGACTTAGTGAAGTCACAAGGATGTAGGAAACAAAACATGCTGAAAGATTGCACTGCTTCTTGCCTGTGtaccaatgaaataaaatag
- the LOC118082645 gene encoding serotriflin isoform X1, with amino-acid sequence MILLTVLLSLAVLLQQPASRAHALEVGPAEQKQILDKHNALRRGVKPTASNMLKMEWSPAARANAERWAKKCHFGHSPQDQRIADGFSCGENIFLSSDATSWDDVIQAWYDEVEDFKYSVGAVRPGAVTDHYTQVVWYRSYKIGCYAAHCPQNPLKYLYVCQYCPAGNIQGSLKTPYKSGPPCGDCRDACDNRLCTNPCKYTDMYSNCPDLVKSQGCRKQNMLKDCTASCLCTNEIK; translated from the exons GCACATGCACTAGAGGTTGGACCAGCTGAGCAAAAGCAAATTCTTGACAAGCACAATGCCCTGCGGAGAGGAGTGAAGCCAACCGCAAGCAACATGCTGAAGATG GAATGGAGTCCTGCTGCGAGAGCGAATGCCGAACGCTGGGCAAAGAAATGTCATTTTGGCCACAGCCCACAAGACCAAAGAATTGCTG ATGGCTTTTCATGCggtgaaaatatatttttatcatCTGACGCTACTTCATGGGATGACGTGATTCAAGCCTGGTACGACGAGGTGGAAGATTTCAAGTATAGTGTTGGAGCAGTCCGTCCAGGGGCCGTAACTGACCATTACACTCAG GTGGTTTGGTACAGGTCTTACAAAATTGGTTGTTATGCTGCCCACTGCCCTCAAAATCCCCTGAAATACCTCTACGTTTGCCAGTACTGTCCTGC AGGGAACATACAAGGCTCACTTAAAACCCCATATAAGTCTGGACCACCTTGCGGGGACTGCCGTGATGCTTGTGACAACAGATTATGCA CCAATCCTTGCAAATATACAGATATGTACAGCAACTGCCCTGACTTAGTGAAGTCACAAGGATGTAGGAAACAAAACATGCTGAAAGATTGCACTGCTTCTTGCCTGTGtaccaatgaaataaaatag
- the FAM161A gene encoding protein FAM161A isoform X2 yields the protein MDAAHRAALLAASCLHTPVDPRTRAPVALYERETGRPAPGGGERQDSLSPKKQQHSTGHADCRDWIDLSKMYLSNQEYYLKLEELKYAHLETMAKLENMYRNKLYLKDVQPLSNLDVTHSMIDRSWEPSPFQPQNMCKSFSEPDLNNSFHSDLSHISDKELELEENDSEDRSLTFGKEQAENSWDGSSLEDYSHCNQSILSKLQTLRKSRRKKKKWSPKITVPEPFQMTIREARIKQQNIKSKSLIELENNLLRKELEEEAECQKKFRANPVPAYVFVPLYHEIMQENEERRKALRERRRKILLASQKPFQFIEREAQKKEMKKMQLKGISSPEKKAKVFKAKPVPKFVYSSEINERLKEEELYRDIRIQMRSEELLRNSSVPNSRLGNRGINKNRQQNHLELTKEVEHRPKTKAKVPDFESLHQKFLKRLQRQKNVKHITACEPFNLCTPNIESNKEKILEDIQMDEEKLKETRWPYASSRAKPQMRSLNANSSPSGCEGSVSPRITESTRRRLQAVRKHEKQRMKEYLQELEEMEERVQKRPLLLEQATQKNARIAAEKHYSDILRELGLCEEFVSKKGETATKMLLQDHSSGGSDILTADGESDNENKAGDGEFEREWESSQLHSAQSCGEEDGDEEDVEASEDELDMEAQPDHDDQDASEYENNEQAATEKTSDDEG from the exons ATGGACGCGGCCCACCGAGCCGCCCTGCTCGCGGCCTCCTGCCTCCACACGCCGGTAGACCCGCGCACCAGGGCACCGGTCGCGCTTTACGAGAGGGAGACCGGAAGGCCCGCGCCGGGGGGCGGCGAGCGGCAG GATAGTTTGAGTCCTAAGAAACAGCAGCATTCTACTGGGCACGCCGACTGCAGAGACTGGATAGACCTCTCCAAAATGTACCTTTCAAATCAAGAATATTATTTAAAGCTGGAAGAGCTTAAGTACGCTCACCTGGAGACCATGGCAAAATTGGAAAACATGTATCGGAATAAACTGTATCTAAAAGATGTTCAGCCTTTATCAAATCTGGATGTGACCCATAGTATGATTGATAG atCTTGGGAGCCAAGCCCCTTTCAACCTCAGAATATGTGTAAATCATTTTCTGAGCCTGATTTGAACAATTCTTTTCATTCAGATTTATCTCATATATCTGATAAAGAATTAGAGTTAGAAGAAAATGACAGTGAAGACAGATCACTAACCTTTGGTAAGGAGCAAGCTGAAAATTCATGGGATGGGTCATCTTTGGAGGACTATTCTCACTGCAACCAAAGTATTTTATCCAAATTACAGACTTTgaggaagagcaggaggaagaaaaaaaagtggtCCCCAAAGATCACAGTACCTGAGCCTTTCCAGATGACTATCAGAGAAGCTAGGATAAAACAACAGAACATAAAGTCAAAGTCACTGATTGAACTAGAAAATAACTTGCTGAGGAAAGAattggaggaggaagcagaatgTCAAAAGAAATTCCGAGCCAATCCAGTGCCTGCTTATGTTTTTGTCCCTCTCTATCATGAGATTATGCAGGAAAACGAAGAACGTAGAAAGGCACTAAGAGAGAGAAGGCGAAAGATCCTTCTAGCTTCACAAAAGCCATTTCAGTTTATTGAGCGGGAagcacaaaagaaagaaatgaagaaaatgcagTTGAAGGGCATTTCTTCaccagaaaagaaagcaaaagtaTTCAAAGCAAAGCCAGTTCCTAAATTTGTTTATAGTTCAGAAATTAATGAGAGGCTAAAGGAAGAAGAGCTTTATAGAGATATTAGAATTCAGATGAGATCAGAAGAGCTTCTGCGCAATTCATCTGTCCCTAACAGTAGGTTAGGAAACAGAGGCATTAATAAGAATAGGCAGCAAAATCATCTTGAGCTGACTAAAGAAGTGGAACACAGACCAAAGACCAAAGCCAAGGTCCCAGATTTTGAAAGTTTACATCAAAAATTCCTGAAGCGGCTTCAGAGACAGAAGAATGTGAAACACATTACAGCCTGTGAACCCTTCAATCTCTGTACACCAAATATAGAGTCCAACAAAGAGAAAATTCTTGAGGACATTCAAATGGATGAAGAAAAATTAAAGGAAACACGCTGGCCCTATGCCTCTTCAAGAGCGAAGCCTCAGATGAGGTCTTTGAATGCAAATTCATCTCCTTCAGGCTGTGAAGGATCTGTATCTCCAAGAATTACAGAATCTACAAGACGACGACTGCAAGCAGTCAG gaaACATGAAAAGCAGAGAATGAAAGAATATCTCCAGGAGttggaagaaatggaagaaagagtgCAAAAGAGGCCACTGTTGTTGGAACAAGCTACACAG AAAAATGCACGAATAGCTGCTGAGAAGCATTACTCTGATATTCTTCGAGAGCTGGGACTATGTGAAGAGTTTGTTTCAAAGAAAGGTGAAACGGCtacaaaaatgcttttgcaggaCCATTCCAGTGGTGGCTCTGACATTTTGACAGCAGACGGCGAAAG TGATAATGAAAATAAAGCAGGAGATGGAGAATTTGAGAGAGAATGGGAGAGCTCACAACTCCATTCTGCCCAGTCCTGTGGAGAGGAGGATGGTGATGAGGAGGATGTGGAAGCCTCTGAAGATGAGCTGGACATGGAGGCTCAGCCAGATCACGATGACCAGGATGCTTCTGAGTATGAAAACAATGAACAAGCTGCCACAGAAAAAACCAGTGATGATGAAGGCTAA
- the FAM161A gene encoding protein FAM161A isoform X1, with amino-acid sequence MDAAHRAALLAASCLHTPVDPRTRAPVALYERETGRPAPGGGERQDSLSPKKQQHSTGHADCRDWIDLSKMYLSNQEYYLKLEELKYAHLETMAKLENMYRNKLYLKDVQPLSNLDVTHSMIDRSWEPSPFQPQNMCKSFSEPDLNNSFHSDLSHISDKELELEENDSEDRSLTFGKEQAENSWDGSSLEDYSHCNQSILSKLQTLRKSRRKKKKWSPKITVPEPFQMTIREARIKQQNIKSKSLIELENNLLRKELEEEAECQKKFRANPVPAYVFVPLYHEIMQENEERRKALRERRRKILLASQKPFQFIEREAQKKEMKKMQLKGISSPEKKAKVFKAKPVPKFVYSSEINERLKEEELYRDIRIQMRSEELLRNSSVPNSRLGNRGINKNRQQNHLELTKEVEHRPKTKAKVPDFESLHQKFLKRLQRQKNVKHITACEPFNLCTPNIESNKEKILEDIQMDEEKLKETRWPYASSRAKPQMRSLNANSSPSGCEGSVSPRITESTRRRLQAVRESAEEKRKVEEEKKKNRTKQKERARKLQRLIHTRAEANDPHQSLAQMHKSKFKIFRKHEKQRMKEYLQELEEMEERVQKRPLLLEQATQKNARIAAEKHYSDILRELGLCEEFVSKKGETATKMLLQDHSSGGSDILTADGESDNENKAGDGEFEREWESSQLHSAQSCGEEDGDEEDVEASEDELDMEAQPDHDDQDASEYENNEQAATEKTSDDEG; translated from the exons ATGGACGCGGCCCACCGAGCCGCCCTGCTCGCGGCCTCCTGCCTCCACACGCCGGTAGACCCGCGCACCAGGGCACCGGTCGCGCTTTACGAGAGGGAGACCGGAAGGCCCGCGCCGGGGGGCGGCGAGCGGCAG GATAGTTTGAGTCCTAAGAAACAGCAGCATTCTACTGGGCACGCCGACTGCAGAGACTGGATAGACCTCTCCAAAATGTACCTTTCAAATCAAGAATATTATTTAAAGCTGGAAGAGCTTAAGTACGCTCACCTGGAGACCATGGCAAAATTGGAAAACATGTATCGGAATAAACTGTATCTAAAAGATGTTCAGCCTTTATCAAATCTGGATGTGACCCATAGTATGATTGATAG atCTTGGGAGCCAAGCCCCTTTCAACCTCAGAATATGTGTAAATCATTTTCTGAGCCTGATTTGAACAATTCTTTTCATTCAGATTTATCTCATATATCTGATAAAGAATTAGAGTTAGAAGAAAATGACAGTGAAGACAGATCACTAACCTTTGGTAAGGAGCAAGCTGAAAATTCATGGGATGGGTCATCTTTGGAGGACTATTCTCACTGCAACCAAAGTATTTTATCCAAATTACAGACTTTgaggaagagcaggaggaagaaaaaaaagtggtCCCCAAAGATCACAGTACCTGAGCCTTTCCAGATGACTATCAGAGAAGCTAGGATAAAACAACAGAACATAAAGTCAAAGTCACTGATTGAACTAGAAAATAACTTGCTGAGGAAAGAattggaggaggaagcagaatgTCAAAAGAAATTCCGAGCCAATCCAGTGCCTGCTTATGTTTTTGTCCCTCTCTATCATGAGATTATGCAGGAAAACGAAGAACGTAGAAAGGCACTAAGAGAGAGAAGGCGAAAGATCCTTCTAGCTTCACAAAAGCCATTTCAGTTTATTGAGCGGGAagcacaaaagaaagaaatgaagaaaatgcagTTGAAGGGCATTTCTTCaccagaaaagaaagcaaaagtaTTCAAAGCAAAGCCAGTTCCTAAATTTGTTTATAGTTCAGAAATTAATGAGAGGCTAAAGGAAGAAGAGCTTTATAGAGATATTAGAATTCAGATGAGATCAGAAGAGCTTCTGCGCAATTCATCTGTCCCTAACAGTAGGTTAGGAAACAGAGGCATTAATAAGAATAGGCAGCAAAATCATCTTGAGCTGACTAAAGAAGTGGAACACAGACCAAAGACCAAAGCCAAGGTCCCAGATTTTGAAAGTTTACATCAAAAATTCCTGAAGCGGCTTCAGAGACAGAAGAATGTGAAACACATTACAGCCTGTGAACCCTTCAATCTCTGTACACCAAATATAGAGTCCAACAAAGAGAAAATTCTTGAGGACATTCAAATGGATGAAGAAAAATTAAAGGAAACACGCTGGCCCTATGCCTCTTCAAGAGCGAAGCCTCAGATGAGGTCTTTGAATGCAAATTCATCTCCTTCAGGCTGTGAAGGATCTGTATCTCCAAGAATTACAGAATCTACAAGACGACGACTGCAAGCAGTCAG GGAGTCAGCTGAGGAAAAAAGGAAggtagaagaagagaagaagaaaaatagaacaaaacaaaaagaaagagcaaGAAAGCTACAGAGACTTATACACACCCGGGCTGAGGCAAATGATCCCCATCAAAGTCTAGCTCAGATGCATAAATCGAAGTTTAAAATATTCAG gaaACATGAAAAGCAGAGAATGAAAGAATATCTCCAGGAGttggaagaaatggaagaaagagtgCAAAAGAGGCCACTGTTGTTGGAACAAGCTACACAG AAAAATGCACGAATAGCTGCTGAGAAGCATTACTCTGATATTCTTCGAGAGCTGGGACTATGTGAAGAGTTTGTTTCAAAGAAAGGTGAAACGGCtacaaaaatgcttttgcaggaCCATTCCAGTGGTGGCTCTGACATTTTGACAGCAGACGGCGAAAG TGATAATGAAAATAAAGCAGGAGATGGAGAATTTGAGAGAGAATGGGAGAGCTCACAACTCCATTCTGCCCAGTCCTGTGGAGAGGAGGATGGTGATGAGGAGGATGTGGAAGCCTCTGAAGATGAGCTGGACATGGAGGCTCAGCCAGATCACGATGACCAGGATGCTTCTGAGTATGAAAACAATGAACAAGCTGCCACAGAAAAAACCAGTGATGATGAAGGCTAA